The Planctomycetota bacterium genome window below encodes:
- a CDS encoding excinuclease ABC subunit UvrC translates to MKSKAAKKTGELPEQPGVYLMKDRRKRVIYVGKARNIRQRVSNYYHSAAQSDPKTAALMRQVKSIDYLATDSEVDALLLEAHLVRDIKPKYNIQLKDDKSFPLIGVCRSTERSRRSRSDDFPRVIITRQRGNKDIDYYGPFISTGDLRSGLNSLQKIFKFRTCKLSIKEKNPIQKPCLLYHINRCVAPCIGKISKKDYKDIISLLDEFLSGNKKKVLRRLSKKMEEASALRDFEHAAEYRDRINALKGITTEGRMGEFYEGALAAINPSERLKNLQSLLGLDKPPRKIEGIDISDIKGNEAVGALVTFIDAEPFKNGYRKYKIKTVAEGEADDYARMREVIRRRLFDTENELPDILLIDGGKGHLSITEKVFAEEKISPPLIVGLSKHKGDHIVTNDKAPKVITPKLLTKYAAGFKLLQYIRDEAHRFAQKYHHYLREKRTYK, encoded by the coding sequence ATGAAATCAAAAGCGGCAAAGAAAACCGGCGAACTGCCCGAACAGCCGGGGGTATACCTCATGAAAGACCGCCGCAAGCGCGTGATTTACGTGGGCAAGGCGCGCAATATCAGGCAGCGGGTAAGCAATTACTACCACTCCGCGGCGCAGAGCGACCCGAAAACCGCCGCTCTGATGAGACAGGTGAAATCCATTGATTACCTGGCAACCGATTCCGAAGTGGACGCCCTGCTTTTAGAGGCGCATCTGGTTCGCGATATCAAGCCGAAATACAATATCCAGCTTAAGGATGATAAAAGCTTTCCGCTGATAGGCGTCTGCCGTTCGACTGAGCGCTCACGACGAAGCCGCTCGGATGATTTCCCCAGGGTAATCATCACCCGCCAGCGCGGCAATAAGGATATCGATTACTACGGGCCGTTTATCAGCACGGGAGATTTGCGCAGCGGCTTAAACTCTCTCCAGAAAATATTCAAATTCCGCACCTGCAAACTATCCATAAAAGAGAAAAACCCGATACAAAAGCCGTGCCTTTTATACCACATCAACCGGTGTGTCGCGCCGTGCATCGGGAAGATATCAAAGAAAGATTACAAAGACATCATTTCACTTCTAGATGAATTCTTAAGCGGAAATAAGAAAAAAGTCCTGCGCCGCCTGTCCAAAAAGATGGAAGAGGCAAGCGCGCTAAGGGATTTCGAACATGCCGCCGAATACCGTGACCGGATAAACGCCCTGAAAGGAATCACCACCGAAGGCAGAATGGGAGAATTTTACGAAGGCGCTTTGGCGGCAATCAACCCTTCCGAACGCTTGAAGAACCTGCAATCGCTTTTGGGGCTGGATAAGCCGCCCAGGAAGATAGAGGGGATAGATATTTCCGATATCAAGGGAAACGAGGCGGTCGGGGCGTTGGTGACTTTTATCGACGCCGAACCCTTTAAGAACGGCTATCGGAAATACAAGATTAAAACAGTTGCCGAAGGCGAAGCCGACGATTACGCCCGGATGCGGGAAGTCATCAGGCGGCGATTATTTGACACGGAAAATGAATTGCCGGATATCCTGCTGATTGACGGCGGCAAGGGGCATCTAAGCATTACGGAAAAAGTATTCGCCGAGGAAAAGATATCACCCCCATTGATTGTCGGGCTTTCCAAACACAAAGGCGACCACATCGTGACGAATGATAAAGCGCCCAAAGTAATAACGCCTAAATTATTGACTAAATACGCGGCGGGATTTAAGTTATTGCAATATATACGCGATGAGGCGCATCGTTTTGCGCAGAAATACCACCATTATTTGAGAGAGAAAAGAACATATAAGTAA
- a CDS encoding DUF2950 family protein, with product MNKKGIVILLLTIMLLIITAAIIVIITPRRHCIIAGELTVPGMLKSIYAAEATWRQVDPENNGLNDYWTYDISGLYRILRRNEPAAFITLYLAEADYKPAFDAVFGNYPILENWAQAAIKPKPLYGYYYQAMLFDEEGNLYNQNQVGDNKIKAANSSKFAFTAYPEKYGTPYCYSIFIINEKGIIYATDCGSDDAKIVLKWPGKDPTTVKGPGGKYWMPTGN from the coding sequence ATGAACAAAAAAGGAATTGTTATTTTGTTATTAACCATTATGCTACTTATAATCACTGCCGCTATAATTGTTATTATCACTCCACGCCGCCATTGTATTATTGCCGGTGAACTAACAGTACCGGGAATGCTGAAATCAATTTATGCCGCAGAAGCCACTTGGAGACAGGTTGACCCGGAAAATAACGGCTTAAATGATTACTGGACTTATGATATTTCTGGGTTATACAGGATATTAAGGAGAAATGAACCTGCCGCTTTCATTACTCTTTATTTAGCCGAGGCAGATTATAAGCCTGCCTTTGATGCTGTATTCGGCAACTACCCCATCTTGGAAAACTGGGCACAAGCCGCAATTAAACCTAAACCGCTCTATGGATATTATTATCAAGCAATGCTTTTTGATGAAGAAGGAAATCTATACAATCAGAATCAGGTCGGAGACAATAAGATTAAAGCAGCCAATAGCTCCAAGTTTGCTTTTACCGCTTATCCTGAGAAATACGGAACCCCATATTGTTATTCAATATTTATCATTAATGAAAAAGGTATTATTTATGCCACGGATTGCGGGAGTGATGATGCTAAGATAGTCCTCAAATGGCCCGGCAAAGACCCGACTACGGTCAAAGGGCCGGGAGGGAAATATTGGATGCCAACAGGGAATTAA
- a CDS encoding radical SAM protein: MKVSIIGARKNHTGIGEYIAKYFHKNGVQVVSLLGTNTKSAQKAALNLKQFKINAIPFTDFAKMVKETSPNAIVIASPYHTHYEYLRKSIDSGLSVFCEKPFIWDLPAGDISGKAETLINQARRKRLTLAMNSQLPFTIALYEKLSGKIIPKETHRFLMNMNPSMKGESMIPESLPHPLSILYYTLGKGEISQISFDTIAKSSISVSFKYKTSATECLAIVNLKTKETQPRDLSFGFNGRMIKRTIEPKSYTIYYKYNNKRIKITDPLETSIKDFIRSFRNKSEAAIGYGHILNNMQLLKKIYDAYKEHKTPKSVIARNGIPRLSLRVPILSGRSNLIPIAIGTEQAPQSQFLGLPRSPVKAGSLAMTDKPRIMKNKEHDFAAKLKQESTVKSLKGYINWRKYPDKNKMPSGTGPISINLDLTSACNFACPFCVDSGIINSGKMLSFDTIKKTIDRLKSKGLLSVILLGGGEPTLHRDFEAIVRYIKGKGMQLGIVTNGTRLDKVIKTSGLLKKKDWVRLSIDAANENTFKSSHNPRISVTLKEILAKAKELKRANPLISLGYSFVIVWEGAGKELTPNINEMAEATKLARENLFDYISFKPCLVRLKGTQRESLLHKVNKIKEDRLRIRLRNSLEKARKAAGNRLKVLESVNLTAILDNETDALKQQPAKCHQQFFRTVVTPSGVFHCPAFRGVKKARIAPADGYSTEAAFKRTMKTLGHSIEAFNAESECREVGCFYHKVNWWIEDFINSSRNADEIVALQNDNFFL; this comes from the coding sequence ATGAAAGTATCAATCATCGGCGCGAGGAAGAATCATACGGGCATAGGCGAATATATCGCCAAATACTTCCATAAGAACGGCGTTCAGGTTGTCTCCCTCCTGGGAACAAATACCAAAAGCGCCCAAAAAGCCGCTTTAAACCTGAAACAATTCAAGATAAATGCGATTCCCTTTACCGATTTTGCAAAGATGGTCAAGGAGACATCGCCGAACGCCATAGTCATCGCTTCGCCCTACCACACGCATTACGAATACCTCAGGAAATCCATTGATTCGGGATTGAGTGTATTCTGCGAAAAGCCGTTTATCTGGGACCTGCCGGCCGGAGATATCTCCGGGAAAGCCGAAACACTCATAAACCAAGCACGCCGTAAAAGGCTCACGCTTGCCATGAACTCACAACTGCCTTTTACGATTGCCTTGTACGAAAAGCTCTCAGGGAAAATCATCCCAAAGGAAACCCATCGGTTCCTTATGAACATGAACCCTTCGATGAAGGGCGAGAGTATGATTCCGGAATCGCTCCCCCATCCTTTAAGCATCCTTTACTACACGCTGGGGAAAGGTGAAATATCACAGATATCTTTTGATACAATCGCGAAGAGCAGTATATCCGTAAGCTTTAAATATAAAACCTCTGCGACCGAATGCCTGGCGATTGTAAACCTTAAGACCAAGGAGACACAGCCAAGGGATCTTTCCTTCGGATTTAACGGCCGGATGATAAAGCGCACCATAGAACCTAAAAGCTACACTATCTATTACAAATATAATAATAAAAGGATTAAAATAACAGACCCATTGGAAACATCCATTAAAGATTTTATCCGTTCGTTCAGGAATAAATCAGAAGCGGCTATCGGTTACGGACATATTCTGAATAATATGCAGTTACTAAAAAAGATTTATGATGCCTACAAGGAACACAAAACACCTAAAAGCGTCATTGCGAGGAATGGGATTCCTCGTCTGTCATTGCGAGTCCCGATTTTATCGGGACGAAGCAATCTCATCCCGATAGCTATCGGGACGGAACAAGCTCCGCAATCTCAATTTTTGGGATTGCCACGCTCCCCCGTCAAGGCGGGGTCGCTCGCAATGACAGATAAGCCTAGAATCATGAAGAACAAGGAACACGACTTCGCCGCAAAGCTGAAGCAGGAATCCACCGTGAAATCGCTCAAGGGCTATATCAACTGGCGCAAATACCCGGATAAAAACAAGATGCCTTCCGGAACCGGCCCGATATCAATCAATCTCGACCTGACCTCGGCATGCAACTTCGCCTGCCCGTTTTGCGTGGATTCAGGAATAATAAACAGCGGCAAGATGCTTTCCTTTGATACGATAAAGAAAACCATTGATAGATTAAAATCCAAAGGGCTTTTATCCGTGATACTACTGGGCGGAGGCGAACCGACGCTCCACAGGGATTTTGAGGCTATCGTCCGCTATATAAAAGGTAAAGGGATGCAACTGGGAATCGTCACCAACGGGACACGGTTGGATAAGGTCATCAAAACCTCCGGGCTCCTAAAGAAAAAGGATTGGGTCAGGCTTTCCATAGACGCAGCAAACGAAAACACCTTTAAGTCATCACATAATCCAAGAATCAGTGTGACGCTGAAAGAAATATTAGCCAAGGCAAAGGAGCTTAAAAGAGCCAATCCGCTTATCTCGCTCGGATATTCCTTTGTGATTGTCTGGGAAGGCGCCGGGAAAGAGCTTACTCCTAATATCAATGAAATGGCCGAAGCGACAAAACTCGCCCGCGAGAATCTATTTGACTATATCTCCTTTAAGCCGTGCCTGGTCAGGCTTAAGGGAACGCAAAGGGAATCTTTGCTTCACAAAGTTAATAAGATAAAGGAAGATAGGTTGAGGATAAGGTTGAGGAATAGTTTAGAGAAGGCGAGAAAAGCGGCCGGGAATAGGCTAAAAGTGCTGGAAAGCGTGAACCTGACGGCGATTCTGGATAACGAAACGGACGCCTTAAAGCAACAGCCGGCGAAGTGCCACCAGCAGTTTTTCCGGACAGTCGTTACCCCATCCGGGGTTTTCCACTGCCCTGCCTTCCGCGGGGTGAAAAAAGCCCGGATAGCCCCTGCCGACGGGTATTCCACAGAGGCGGCTTTTAAGCGGACGATGAAAACGCTCGGCCATTCAATCGAGGCTTTTAACGCGGAAAGCGAATGCAGGGAAGTCGGCTGTTTTTACCATAAGGTTAACTGGTGGATAGAAGATTTTATCAACTCATCGAGAAATGCCGATGAGATAGTAGCGCTCCAAAACGATAACTTTTTCTTATGA
- a CDS encoding type II secretion system protein GspG — translation MNMRHIWFACTCLLLAFGGMFCSQPKYSYEPGWYNGHFRTMREHLQTITQELKVYLSRNGKYPDNNEGLAALTEFRAKLAGDRYDLPEPMGKLPKEYNERRSGSSREMVAYGAGILSPWFEPFIYENRTGLDEKLFADSPATLDTGRNYSVKVDEGIYIYSAGTMLFYQKYKWLMIEMWSVQIIFFSLLILFIVLFAKSKGPDNKSLSKTPIKGAKAAVKAAGGILLILLSLGVSQINVVTCYVMGSFGLYRRPEMIAEYNKLLEKYYQKGVINQATYDKVKKAMEEVDKVVERK, via the coding sequence ATGAATATGCGCCACATCTGGTTTGCCTGTACCTGCCTGCTTTTAGCCTTCGGCGGGATGTTCTGCAGCCAACCTAAATATTCCTATGAACCGGGCTGGTATAATGGGCATTTCAGAACCATGCGAGAACACCTGCAAACTATTACCCAGGAACTTAAAGTTTACCTCTCCAGAAACGGCAAGTATCCGGATAACAACGAAGGGCTTGCCGCCTTAACGGAATTCAGGGCTAAACTCGCCGGGGACAGGTATGATTTACCAGAACCCATGGGAAAACTACCCAAAGAATATAATGAAAGACGTTCCGGCTCATCAAGGGAAATGGTCGCATACGGTGCGGGCATCCTTTCCCCCTGGTTTGAGCCCTTTATCTACGAAAACCGGACCGGACTTGACGAGAAACTATTCGCGGACTCCCCCGCCACGCTGGATACCGGCAGGAATTACTCCGTTAAGGTGGATGAAGGCATCTATATCTATTCCGCCGGGACGATGCTCTTTTACCAGAAATATAAATGGCTGATGATAGAAATGTGGTCTGTCCAGATAATATTCTTCTCGTTGCTCATCTTATTTATTGTCTTATTCGCAAAATCCAAAGGGCCGGACAACAAGTCCCTTTCGAAAACGCCGATAAAAGGAGCCAAAGCCGCGGTAAAAGCCGCCGGAGGAATCCTCTTGATTTTATTATCACTGGGTGTCAGCCAGATAAATGTGGTCACCTGTTATGTCATGGGTTCTTTCGGATTATACCGCCGGCCGGAGATGATAGCGGAATACAATAAACTGCTGGAAAAATATTACCAGAAAGGCGTGATTAACCAGGCGACTTATGACAAGGTCAAAAAGGCGATGGAGGAAGTGGATAAGGTGGTGGAGCGAAAGTAG
- a CDS encoding DUF2950 family protein, whose amino-acid sequence MKRILWIIIIICIVLLIIAIAIPNNYSSRKAANETSAISALKAIRAAQDIWKQTDPDDNGINDYWTYDVSGMYRMLKDGMPAAYITIDLAKSDAGWHKDNTFGRGTTENWESISTTLGPKAGYYVQAMLADENGTPYNRNTLHGIKSSNPLKYAFVAYPAAYGSSGDLTYIMCEDGIVYAADCGSEQDKIIRYWPGKDPTTTITPNARYWHNMENGSYYSRNNNSPLTFWGVLVLIIIIISTGYVLFKKDDKNQAQVNAGK is encoded by the coding sequence ATGAAACGCATATTATGGATTATTATAATTATATGCATAGTGCTACTTATTATAGCTATCGCGATTCCCAACAACTATTCTTCCAGGAAAGCCGCCAACGAAACATCCGCTATCAGCGCGTTGAAGGCAATCCGTGCCGCCCAAGACATATGGAAACAAACCGACCCTGATGATAATGGAATTAACGATTATTGGACATACGATGTCTCAGGCATGTATCGGATGTTAAAAGACGGCATGCCAGCAGCATACATAACAATAGACCTTGCCAAATCCGATGCGGGCTGGCATAAAGATAACACCTTTGGAAGAGGAACAACCGAAAACTGGGAGAGCATCAGCACTACGCTTGGACCAAAAGCAGGCTATTACGTTCAGGCAATGCTGGCAGATGAAAACGGAACCCCTTATAATCGCAATACACTGCATGGGATTAAATCATCTAATCCATTAAAATACGCCTTCGTCGCTTATCCGGCCGCTTACGGGTCAAGCGGAGATTTAACATATATCATGTGCGAGGATGGAATTGTCTATGCGGCTGATTGCGGAAGCGAGCAAGATAAAATAATCCGCTATTGGCCGGGGAAAGACCCGACAACCACTATAACCCCCAACGCCCGTTACTGGCATAATATGGAAAACGGCTCATATTACTCAAGGAATAATAATTCCCCTTTAACCTTTTGGGGCGTATTGGTATTAATCATAATAATTATCTCAACCGGTTATGTATTATTTAAGAAAGACGATAAAAATCAGGCTCAGGTTAACGCAGGAAAATAA
- a CDS encoding lysophospholipid acyltransferase family protein — MRERLISFLAFWLIRGISLTISFKTINRSVREQCDRENKPFIYAFWHGRQFLLLGWNKDRNLMVMTSLSKDGRLQDNILTSLGFRTVAGSSSRGAVRGLVGMIRGIKANHNAVVSVDGPRGPLHRVKEGVIYLAAKTGSVIIPLTSRAKCRHIFEHAWDKYELPLPFTPALVIMGEAIRVPTDADGTVIEAKRLELENALNEITKKADSYYEI, encoded by the coding sequence ATGCGCGAAAGACTGATTTCTTTCCTGGCATTCTGGCTTATCCGGGGAATTTCCCTGACCATAAGTTTCAAGACTATCAATCGGTCTGTGCGTGAGCAATGCGACCGGGAAAATAAACCTTTCATCTATGCCTTCTGGCACGGCAGGCAGTTTTTGCTTCTCGGTTGGAATAAGGACAGGAACCTGATGGTCATGACCAGCCTTTCCAAAGACGGGCGCTTGCAGGATAATATCTTAACAAGCCTCGGTTTCCGGACGGTGGCCGGTTCATCTTCCCGCGGGGCGGTGCGCGGCTTGGTCGGCATGATACGCGGGATAAAGGCCAATCACAATGCCGTGGTCTCGGTGGATGGCCCGCGCGGCCCTTTGCACCGGGTGAAAGAAGGCGTGATTTATTTAGCCGCCAAGACGGGAAGCGTTATAATTCCCTTGACTTCACGCGCCAAATGCCGCCATATCTTCGAGCATGCCTGGGATAAATACGAATTGCCCTTGCCTTTTACCCCGGCTTTAGTTATAATGGGCGAGGCTATCAGGGTGCCGACTGATGCGGATGGCACCGTGATAGAAGCCAAGCGGCTGGAGTTGGAAAACGCGCTTAACGAGATAACAAAAAAAGCGGACAGCTATTATGAGATTTAA
- a CDS encoding ubiquinone/menaquinone biosynthesis methyltransferase, whose amino-acid sequence MNLLLKSFYERISRRYELVNHVLTLGADILWRKRALRFLDGGAVILDLCTGTGDMARLIKKKLPGAKVIGADFSLPMLLKAKEKRGDGVNWAGSYAQYLPFSDNTFDAVTVTFAARNLKVNEQVLIECFKEIRRVLKPGGVFINLETSQPANRLLRWLFSMYIKVLIKPVGGVISGYSPAYQYLASTISRFYSAPELAEVMRHAGFKEVDYQPVWGGIAAIHQARK is encoded by the coding sequence ATGAACCTGTTACTGAAGAGCTTTTATGAAAGAATCAGCCGGAGATACGAACTGGTCAACCACGTCCTTACCTTAGGTGCTGATATCCTCTGGCGCAAGCGCGCGCTGAGATTCCTGGATGGGGGAGCGGTTATTTTGGACCTGTGCACCGGCACGGGTGATATGGCGAGACTGATTAAAAAGAAATTACCCGGGGCCAAAGTAATCGGAGCGGACTTCTCACTGCCCATGCTCCTAAAGGCTAAAGAAAAACGAGGAGATGGTGTTAATTGGGCCGGTTCATACGCGCAATATTTGCCATTTAGCGACAATACGTTTGATGCGGTTACGGTCACCTTTGCCGCGAGGAATCTCAAGGTCAACGAACAAGTTTTAATAGAATGTTTTAAGGAAATCCGGCGGGTCTTAAAGCCGGGCGGGGTGTTTATCAATCTGGAAACCTCTCAGCCAGCCAACCGTTTATTAAGATGGCTTTTTTCTATGTATATAAAGGTATTAATCAAGCCGGTAGGGGGCGTTATTTCCGGCTATTCTCCGGCATATCAATATCTGGCAAGCACGATATCAAGGTTCTATTCCGCGCCGGAGCTGGCAGAAGTGATGAGGCATGCCGGTTTTAAGGAAGTGGATTATCAGCCTGTCTGGGGAGGTATCGCCGCAATCCATCAGGCGAGGAAATAA
- a CDS encoding glycosyltransferase family 9 protein produces the protein MIEAKKICVIHLNQIGDLVFSLPLLKALRDNYPQAQIHSVIRPYLAELFAFIPYVDKVIPRQGGFIPRGFTTSGFFKLMGEIRTNRYDLLISLSASSECMILTAFSKSGYKAGFKSFPWDLSLDIKEKIEGHHSWRNNLKIMKHLELKIEKEDYVGLFKLPPKDLKSIAGFTLAGKYAVISPGTSLRRTVKAWEDDKFAQLIITLKEKYNLDSVLVGGKENIEANERIIRLVKEKGGNKANRILDITGKVSLNDLCYVLRDASLFVGVDSGLMHLASALDKPLVGLFGPTDTYYVGPLNAQARVVQHKELECVPCYLKGCEDRQCMTKITVSEVIDKCVEVL, from the coding sequence ATGATAGAAGCGAAGAAGATATGCGTAATCCACCTTAACCAGATAGGTGACCTGGTGTTTTCACTGCCGCTTTTAAAGGCACTGCGGGATAATTATCCGCAAGCCCAGATACACTCCGTCATCCGGCCGTATCTGGCAGAACTATTCGCCTTTATTCCGTATGTCGATAAAGTCATCCCGCGCCAGGGCGGATTCATACCGAGGGGATTCACCACGAGCGGATTCTTTAAACTAATGGGCGAAATTAGGACCAACCGCTATGATTTATTGATATCACTTTCCGCGTCATCCGAATGCATGATACTGACCGCATTCAGCAAGTCCGGATACAAAGCCGGGTTTAAGTCATTCCCCTGGGATTTATCGCTCGATATCAAAGAGAAAATAGAAGGACACCACAGCTGGCGCAATAATCTCAAGATAATGAAACATCTGGAGCTTAAGATTGAGAAAGAAGATTACGTGGGTTTGTTTAAACTGCCGCCTAAAGACTTAAAGAGCATCGCCGGATTCACATTAGCCGGGAAATACGCGGTGATTTCGCCCGGCACATCCTTAAGGCGCACGGTCAAGGCGTGGGAGGACGATAAATTCGCCCAGCTTATTATCACACTCAAGGAAAAGTATAATCTTGATTCTGTTTTAGTCGGAGGGAAAGAGAATATCGAGGCAAACGAACGGATAATCAGGCTGGTGAAGGAAAAAGGCGGCAATAAGGCAAACCGGATTCTTGATATCACGGGAAAAGTCAGCCTGAATGATTTATGTTATGTGTTGCGGGATGCATCGTTATTTGTCGGGGTTGATTCGGGTTTGATGCATCTTGCATCCGCATTGGATAAACCGCTGGTCGGACTTTTCGGGCCGACGGATACATATTATGTGGGACCTTTGAATGCCCAGGCGCGCGTCGTCCAGCATAAGGAACTAGAATGCGTTCCGTGTTATCTTAAAGGCTGCGAGGACCGGCAATGCATGACCAAGATAACGGTAAGCGAAGTCATTGACAAATGCGTTGAAGTGTTATAG